From Enterococcus wangshanyuanii, the proteins below share one genomic window:
- a CDS encoding fructose-1,6-bisphosphatase, whose protein sequence is MKDCHNEELIAEIINLEAILNLPKGTEHFISDLHGEYEAFNHILRNGSGSIREKVHALFNQELTNEQMDELCFLIYYPEEKIDTLQQVHSLNSGWWFDVIERLLIVVRFSSSKYTRSKVRKALPKTYAYILEELIYQYDETTDKKAYYRQIIQKIIDLGTAKRFVTDLAYLIQRFVIDHLHVIGDIYDRGPYPDKIMDALIDYHSLDIQWGNHDIIWLGAVSGSKACLANVLRISARYGNLDLLEDNYGIDLSVLRTFSREKYHENLQFKPKSNPYRKLSITEVTDAMKIQQAMAVIQEKLEGQLIQRRPEFMMSHRLLLDKIHNGQITLGHVTYPLMNSCFQTIDWSDPYQLTSEEEAVITDLLQQFQQAERLHQHMTFLIGKGALYLPYNNNLLIHGCIPLNPNGTFQSINFNGQEYAGKRLLDFFESNIRQAFEQPWQTEDFATDLIWYLWCGECSSLFGKKAMKTFERYFIADKDTHLEEKNAYYTLRNDLHICQKILQAFHLTQENAHIINGHTPVKMIKGESPIKAQGKMLVIDGGFSKAYQSVTGIAGYTLLYNSFGMQLAAHKPFADKQTAIKQNQDILSTRQIVDRQTKRLKVKDTTIGSSLIRESNILKRELAELTQIKDERGL, encoded by the coding sequence ATGAAAGATTGTCATAATGAAGAATTGATTGCTGAAATCATCAATCTAGAAGCAATTTTGAACCTGCCCAAAGGAACAGAGCATTTTATCAGTGATTTACATGGAGAATATGAAGCATTCAATCATATTTTAAGAAATGGCTCTGGAAGCATTCGAGAAAAAGTTCATGCCTTATTCAATCAAGAATTAACGAACGAACAGATGGACGAGCTATGCTTTTTAATTTATTATCCTGAAGAAAAAATAGACACTTTACAACAAGTCCACTCCCTAAACTCTGGCTGGTGGTTCGATGTGATCGAACGGTTGCTGATCGTCGTTCGTTTTTCATCGAGTAAGTATACTCGCTCTAAAGTTCGTAAAGCTTTACCGAAAACATATGCTTATATTTTGGAAGAATTGATCTATCAATATGATGAAACCACGGATAAAAAAGCATACTATCGTCAAATTATTCAAAAAATCATCGATCTTGGAACGGCTAAACGTTTTGTAACGGATTTAGCTTATTTGATCCAGCGTTTTGTCATTGATCACCTTCATGTCATCGGTGACATTTATGATCGTGGGCCATATCCTGATAAAATTATGGACGCTTTGATCGATTATCATTCTCTGGATATTCAATGGGGCAATCATGATATTATTTGGCTCGGTGCTGTGAGCGGATCCAAAGCCTGTCTCGCAAACGTTTTACGAATTTCTGCACGCTATGGAAATCTTGATCTGTTAGAAGACAATTATGGAATCGATTTATCTGTTTTAAGAACATTTAGCCGAGAAAAGTATCATGAGAATCTTCAGTTTAAACCTAAAAGTAATCCTTACCGCAAGCTTTCTATCACAGAAGTCACAGATGCTATGAAAATCCAGCAGGCAATGGCGGTCATTCAAGAGAAATTAGAAGGACAATTGATTCAAAGAAGACCTGAATTTATGATGTCTCATCGTTTATTATTAGATAAAATCCATAATGGCCAAATAACGTTGGGTCATGTTACCTATCCTCTGATGAATAGCTGTTTTCAAACCATCGACTGGTCTGATCCTTACCAATTAACTTCAGAGGAAGAAGCTGTGATCACTGATTTACTGCAGCAATTCCAGCAAGCTGAAAGACTCCATCAACATATGACTTTTCTCATTGGTAAAGGAGCACTTTACTTGCCGTATAACAATAATTTGTTAATCCATGGCTGTATTCCCTTAAATCCAAATGGGACCTTTCAATCGATCAACTTTAACGGTCAGGAATATGCTGGAAAACGATTACTCGATTTTTTTGAAAGCAACATCCGGCAAGCATTCGAGCAACCTTGGCAAACCGAAGACTTCGCAACTGACCTCATTTGGTATTTATGGTGTGGTGAATGCTCTTCTCTCTTCGGTAAAAAAGCAATGAAAACCTTTGAACGCTATTTTATAGCCGATAAAGACACTCATTTAGAAGAAAAAAATGCTTATTATACGTTAAGAAATGATCTCCATATTTGTCAAAAAATATTGCAGGCATTTCATTTAACGCAAGAAAATGCTCATATTATCAATGGACATACACCCGTTAAAATGATCAAAGGAGAATCACCGATCAAAGCGCAAGGTAAAATGTTGGTCATCGATGGCGGCTTTTCCAAAGCCTACCAAAGTGTTACAGGGATTGCAGGCTACACTCTTTTGTATAACTCTTTTGGTATGCAGTTAGCTGCTCATAAACCATTTGCGGACAAACAAACAGCCATTAAACAAAATCAAGACATCCTTTCCACCAGACAAATCGTTGATCGACAAACCAAGCGTTTGAAAGTTAAAGATACAACGATCGGATCGTCTTTGATCAGAGAATCAAACATTTTAAAAAGAGAATTAGCAGAACTGACACAAATAAAAGATGAACGTGGACTATAA
- a CDS encoding ABC transporter ATP-binding protein yields the protein MLQTQEVGYWYKNEEEYLYKHVNLEFQRGKMYAILGASGSGKTTFLSLIAGLDQPKTGTVLYNGESLAKIGLRNYRKNDVSIIFQAYNLLPYMSALDNVLTAMSISSSKQEDKKAYALESLASVGIDEILAKKNVAQLSGGQQQRVAIVRALCCDHELIVADEPTGNLDEKTSKDIVQLFQKVAHDQQKCIIIVTHEQEVAKACDEVYELKNQEFMIVE from the coding sequence ATGCTGCAAACACAAGAAGTAGGCTACTGGTATAAGAACGAAGAAGAATATCTATATAAGCATGTAAACTTAGAATTTCAACGAGGAAAAATGTATGCTATTTTAGGAGCAAGTGGTTCAGGAAAGACAACTTTTCTTTCATTGATTGCTGGATTAGATCAGCCTAAAACAGGAACGGTTCTCTATAACGGAGAATCGCTGGCAAAGATCGGTCTAAGGAATTATCGTAAAAATGATGTGTCGATTATTTTCCAAGCGTACAATCTGCTTCCTTATATGTCAGCGCTGGATAATGTATTGACCGCGATGTCGATCTCAAGTTCAAAACAGGAAGATAAAAAAGCTTATGCTCTTGAAAGTTTAGCAAGTGTAGGAATCGACGAAATATTAGCTAAAAAAAATGTCGCTCAATTATCAGGAGGACAACAACAAAGAGTAGCGATCGTTAGAGCATTGTGTTGCGATCATGAATTGATCGTAGCTGATGAACCTACAGGAAATCTAGACGAAAAAACGTCCAAAGACATTGTTCAGCTATTTCAAAAAGTGGCTCATGATCAACAAAAATGTATCATCATTGTGACACATGAACAAGAGGTAGCTAAAGCTTGTGATGAAGTATATGAATTAAAGAATCAAGAATTTATGATAGTAGAATAA
- a CDS encoding ABC transporter permease, producing MNFIKRALLSMRAKKGRTFLLCAVFSAILIFVLAGLTIQSAALTATENAKKSVGATVTLSANREAAMKKNQDSTSGERPDPGSFSLTPVSLDDAQKIAELANVKTYSFLSSSSAGAGEGITPISSEDSDTTTSESSNSEQAGGENPEGQMQAGGQMGGAPMSNMKQSDFQVSGVMDLTMASDFSSGTAEITSGEAISESDKDTNNVVIEETLAQANDLTVGDTFKITDPEDDEKTYELTIKGIYKTSENGDSMGMMFNFLNPANTLYTSYTLANTLKGEDSAGTIDSASYTLEDPKEMDSFVAAAEKLIDTESFSLQTNDQAYQQMLQPLNNVASFAKNIVILVAVAGVIILTLIVMMTIRERRYEIGVLLSLGESRFKVVLQFFSEIIVCMIVALVIATFSGNIVGNVVGEQLIDQQTQSAQQATTDQAGPSGMPGGDQQGGRPSGGGMGRGMSGIGASSAEAAQAIENLNISVQPKEIAILAGLGVLISFFSIVLSSIGILRLQPKKILTT from the coding sequence ATGAATTTTATCAAACGAGCATTATTAAGTATGAGAGCAAAGAAGGGGCGGACATTTCTATTATGTGCTGTATTTTCAGCAATATTGATTTTTGTCTTAGCCGGTTTAACGATCCAAAGTGCTGCATTGACAGCAACAGAAAATGCAAAGAAAAGTGTTGGAGCAACAGTGACGCTTTCAGCAAACCGTGAAGCAGCGATGAAAAAAAATCAGGATAGCACGTCCGGTGAAAGACCAGATCCTGGAAGCTTTAGTTTGACACCTGTTTCTTTAGACGATGCACAAAAAATTGCAGAATTGGCAAATGTCAAAACGTATTCATTTTTATCGTCTTCGTCAGCCGGAGCAGGAGAGGGAATTACACCAATTTCTAGCGAAGATAGCGATACGACCACATCTGAATCTAGCAATAGTGAACAAGCTGGTGGAGAAAATCCAGAAGGTCAGATGCAGGCAGGAGGGCAAATGGGTGGCGCTCCAATGTCCAATATGAAGCAAAGTGATTTTCAGGTAAGCGGTGTAATGGATTTGACGATGGCTAGCGATTTTTCTAGTGGTACAGCGGAAATAACCAGCGGCGAAGCGATCAGTGAGTCAGATAAGGATACCAATAATGTAGTGATCGAAGAAACATTGGCACAAGCAAATGATTTAACAGTTGGTGATACATTCAAAATAACTGATCCAGAAGATGATGAAAAAACGTATGAATTGACAATAAAAGGGATCTATAAAACGTCTGAAAATGGGGATAGTATGGGAATGATGTTCAATTTCTTAAATCCGGCAAATACCTTATACACCTCTTATACACTAGCGAACACATTAAAAGGAGAAGATTCAGCAGGAACGATCGACTCTGCTTCGTATACATTGGAAGATCCGAAAGAAATGGATAGCTTTGTAGCTGCTGCTGAGAAGCTGATCGATACGGAAAGCTTCAGTTTGCAAACAAATGATCAAGCCTATCAACAAATGCTTCAACCATTAAACAATGTTGCCAGTTTTGCTAAAAATATCGTGATTTTGGTCGCTGTTGCAGGTGTAATTATTCTAACGTTGATCGTGATGATGACGATCAGAGAAAGACGTTATGAAATTGGTGTATTACTATCTTTGGGTGAGTCTCGCTTTAAAGTAGTACTGCAATTCTTCAGTGAAATCATTGTCTGTATGATTGTTGCGTTAGTAATTGCCACTTTTAGTGGGAATATCGTAGGAAATGTCGTTGGTGAGCAGTTGATCGACCAACAAACTCAGTCAGCACAACAAGCTACAACTGATCAAGCCGGACCGAGTGGGATGCCAGGCGGTGATCAGCAAGGCGGCAGACCAAGTGGCGGTGGTATGGGTAGAGGAATGAGCGGTATTGGTGCAAGTTCAGCAGAAGCTGCTCAAGCAATTGAAAATCTGAATATTTCGGTTCAGCCAAAAGAAATCGCGATCTTAGCGGGTCTGGGTGTGCTGATCAGTTTCTTTTCAATTGTATTATCATCGATCGGGATTTTAAGATTACAACCTAAAAAAATCTTAACAACATAG
- a CDS encoding serine hydrolase, protein MTLYGMIFSICFFLIVSFFFSPHTIDYAKEAEANEKSDMPLKTISAAASKPDLPEEKSDPALNAFYEKVEQSMNSARDSFNGDVGMTYVDLTTGKQISVNGTQEFYSASTIKVPLAMMIADKVQAGELKWDDQLVYNEKDDYEDGTGIIINNIQPTYSVRTLQEYNIIYSDNIAKNMLYGTFGDDVKAKKALYAHFLQKETQWDDAKFTSEDAAKILKILYDEKATNPEYQAIYDYMKNTVFHERMDTPTTSGKVAHKIGSYAGFLHDIGILETEHPFILTVFTNGQTNAGISFIASVTDQLWTIQSNDYPKKIEE, encoded by the coding sequence ATGACTCTATATGGGATGATTTTTTCAATTTGCTTCTTCTTGATCGTATCCTTCTTTTTTTCTCCCCATACAATAGATTACGCAAAAGAAGCTGAGGCAAATGAAAAAAGTGATATGCCATTAAAAACTATTTCAGCAGCCGCTTCAAAACCAGATCTTCCTGAAGAAAAAAGTGATCCTGCACTCAATGCCTTTTATGAAAAAGTCGAGCAGTCAATGAATAGTGCCCGTGATTCTTTCAATGGAGATGTTGGAATGACCTATGTCGATTTGACGACTGGGAAGCAGATTTCTGTAAATGGCACACAAGAATTTTACAGTGCCAGCACCATTAAGGTTCCTCTGGCGATGATGATCGCAGACAAAGTTCAGGCTGGAGAACTAAAATGGGACGATCAATTGGTTTATAATGAAAAAGATGATTATGAGGATGGAACGGGGATTATCATCAATAATATTCAGCCAACTTATTCCGTTAGAACATTGCAAGAATACAATATTATCTATTCTGATAATATTGCTAAAAACATGCTTTACGGTACTTTTGGCGATGATGTAAAAGCAAAAAAAGCACTCTATGCTCATTTTCTGCAAAAAGAAACCCAATGGGATGACGCGAAATTCACTTCCGAAGACGCAGCAAAGATCCTGAAAATATTATATGATGAAAAAGCAACAAATCCGGAATACCAAGCGATTTATGATTATATGAAAAATACAGTATTCCATGAACGAATGGACACACCGACAACCTCAGGAAAGGTCGCTCATAAGATCGGTTCTTATGCAGGATTTTTACATGATATTGGTATTTTAGAAACAGAACATCCTTTTATCTTAACGGTTTTTACGAATGGACAAACAAATGCTGGTATTTCTTTTATCGCCAGTGTTACTGATCAATTATGGACGATCCAAAGTAATGATTATCCCAAAAAAATAGAGGAATGA
- a CDS encoding V-type ATP synthase subunit D, translating to MARLNVNPTRMELSRLKKQLGTASRGHKLLKDKQDELMRRFILLIKKNNALRLDVEKELETALSSFVLANATLNEAFIEELVAIPANEVTLDVIEKNIMSVTVPTMNFHYDEAVVEAPLNYGYLNSNAELDGVFAKLSSILPKLLELAEVEKTCQLMSEEIEKTRRRVNALEYMTIPQLEETIYYIQMKLEENERSEITRLIKIKNMGGN from the coding sequence GTGGCTCGATTGAATGTGAATCCAACGCGAATGGAACTCTCCCGTTTAAAAAAACAATTAGGTACCGCTAGCCGTGGACATAAGTTATTGAAAGACAAACAAGATGAATTGATGCGTCGTTTCATATTATTGATCAAGAAAAACAATGCGTTACGGTTGGATGTTGAAAAAGAACTAGAAACGGCTTTGTCCAGTTTTGTTTTAGCCAATGCAACATTAAATGAAGCTTTTATTGAAGAATTAGTTGCTATACCAGCAAATGAGGTGACACTGGATGTGATCGAAAAAAATATCATGAGTGTTACTGTACCAACGATGAACTTTCATTACGACGAAGCAGTGGTTGAAGCACCATTGAACTATGGGTACTTGAATTCAAATGCAGAGCTAGATGGTGTTTTTGCTAAGCTTTCATCGATCCTGCCAAAGCTCTTGGAGTTAGCAGAAGTCGAAAAAACATGTCAGTTGATGTCAGAAGAAATCGAAAAAACCAGAAGACGGGTAAATGCATTGGAATATATGACGATCCCGCAATTAGAAGAAACGATTTATTATATACAGATGAAACTTGAAGAAAACGAAAGAAGTGAAATCACCCGGTTGATCAAAATCAAAAACATGGGTGGAAATTAA
- a CDS encoding V-type ATP synthase subunit B: MIKEYRTINEVVGPLMIVEKVEGVKYEELIEVRMQNGEIRRGQVLEINGDKAMVQIFEGTSGINLRDSKVRFLGHPLELGVSEDMVGRIFDGLGRPKDNGPEILPEKKVDINGEVINPVARDYPDEFIQTGISAIDHLNTLVRGQKLPVFSASGLPHKELAAQIARQANVLNSEEEFAVVFAAIGITFEEAEFFMEDFRQTGAIDRSVMFMNLANDPAIERIATPRMALTAAEYLAYEKGMHVLVIMTDMTNYCEALREISAARREVPGRRGYPGYLYTNLATLYERAGRISGLKGSVTQIPILTMPEEDKTHPIPDLTGYITEGQIILSRDLYKSGIQPPIDVLPSLSRLKDKGTGEGKTRADHAATMNQLFAAYAQGKQAKELAVVLGESALSDVDKIYAKFADRFEAEYVNQGFYTNRSISETLDLGWELLSMLPRTELKRIKDDMLDEYLTEGE, from the coding sequence ATGATTAAAGAATATCGTACGATCAATGAAGTGGTCGGTCCCTTGATGATCGTTGAAAAGGTCGAAGGAGTCAAATATGAAGAGTTGATCGAAGTTCGGATGCAAAATGGCGAAATTCGCCGCGGCCAAGTTTTAGAGATCAATGGAGATAAAGCGATGGTACAAATCTTTGAAGGAACTAGCGGCATCAATCTACGTGATTCTAAGGTTCGTTTTTTAGGTCATCCGCTAGAACTTGGCGTTTCAGAAGATATGGTTGGTCGGATTTTTGATGGCTTAGGTCGTCCTAAAGATAATGGACCAGAAATTTTGCCGGAGAAAAAGGTGGACATCAATGGTGAAGTGATCAATCCAGTTGCCAGAGATTATCCAGATGAATTTATCCAGACAGGTATTTCTGCAATCGATCATTTGAATACCTTAGTTCGTGGACAAAAGTTACCAGTCTTTTCAGCATCTGGTTTGCCGCACAAGGAGCTAGCGGCTCAGATCGCTCGTCAAGCAAACGTGCTGAATAGCGAGGAAGAATTTGCGGTCGTTTTTGCGGCAATTGGTATTACCTTTGAAGAAGCAGAATTTTTCATGGAAGATTTTCGTCAAACAGGAGCGATCGACCGTTCAGTCATGTTTATGAATCTGGCCAATGATCCTGCGATCGAGCGAATCGCAACACCACGGATGGCACTGACAGCAGCTGAGTATTTAGCTTATGAAAAAGGCATGCATGTGTTAGTGATCATGACAGATATGACCAATTACTGTGAAGCGTTGCGTGAAATTTCAGCTGCTCGTCGTGAAGTACCAGGACGTCGCGGATATCCTGGATATCTTTATACAAATCTAGCAACTTTATATGAACGTGCAGGTCGTATCAGTGGGCTGAAAGGCTCAGTAACACAGATTCCTATTTTGACCATGCCGGAAGAAGACAAAACACATCCTATCCCTGATTTGACTGGTTATATCACTGAAGGGCAAATTATCTTGTCCAGAGATCTATATAAAAGTGGGATCCAGCCACCGATTGATGTATTGCCATCATTATCACGTTTGAAAGACAAAGGAACAGGTGAAGGTAAGACAAGGGCAGATCATGCGGCGACAATGAATCAATTATTTGCGGCTTATGCGCAAGGGAAACAAGCAAAAGAGTTGGCAGTCGTGCTTGGTGAATCAGCGTTATCTGATGTTGATAAAATTTATGCAAAATTTGCTGATCGTTTTGAAGCAGAGTATGTCAATCAAGGGTTTTATACAAACCGTTCTATTTCAGAAACATTAGATCTAGGCTGGGAGTTGTTGTCTATGCTGCCTAGAACAGAATTGAAGCGGATCAAAGATGACATGCTGGATGAATATCTAACTGAAGGAGAGTGA
- a CDS encoding V-type ATP synthase subunit A has protein sequence MQTGTIIKVSGPLVMAENMSDASIQDICQVGELGVIGEIIEMRGDVASIQVYEETTGIGPGEPVVTTGEALSVELAPGLISEMFDGIQRPLDTFAEVTKSNFLSRGVQIPALDRTKKWTFEPSVSVGEEVSAGDVIGSVQETKVIAHKIMVPVGIKGTVKEVKQGEFTIEETIYIIETATGEKEFTMMQKWPVRRSRPIAEKLNPNVPLLTGQRVIDTFFPVTKGGAAAVPGPFGAGKTVVQHQIAKWADVDLVVYVGCGERGNEMTDVLNEFPELIDPNTGQSVMERTVLIANTSNMPVAAREASIYTGITIAEYFRDMGYSVAIMADSTSRWAEALREMSGRLEEMPGDEGYPAYLGSRLADYYERAGQVVTLGKEHREGSITAISAVSPSGGDISEPVTQNTLRVVKVFWGLDATLAQKRHFPSINWLQSYSLYASEVGKELDQQLQVNWSDMVTEGMRILQEESQLEEIVRLVGIDSLSDKDRLTLEVAKSLREDYLQQNAFDDVDTFTSREKQYKMLQLILTFYKEGQTALELGAYLSEIMSGTVDIRDQIARSKYVPEDQIERLDTLVDTIKQTIKQIIADGGMTND, from the coding sequence TTGCAAACTGGTACGATTATTAAAGTTTCTGGTCCTTTGGTCATGGCAGAGAATATGTCTGATGCAAGTATTCAGGATATTTGTCAGGTTGGAGAATTAGGCGTTATTGGAGAAATTATTGAGATGCGCGGTGATGTGGCATCGATTCAAGTATATGAAGAAACAACTGGGATTGGACCAGGAGAACCTGTAGTGACGACTGGAGAAGCGCTATCTGTTGAATTGGCGCCGGGACTGATCTCCGAGATGTTTGATGGGATTCAACGTCCGCTGGATACTTTTGCAGAAGTCACGAAGAGCAATTTTTTAAGTAGAGGGGTTCAAATTCCAGCGTTGGACCGAACAAAAAAATGGACGTTTGAACCGAGTGTGTCTGTTGGTGAAGAAGTTTCAGCGGGTGATGTGATCGGTTCAGTTCAAGAAACAAAAGTCATCGCACATAAAATCATGGTTCCTGTTGGGATCAAGGGGACCGTAAAAGAAGTCAAGCAAGGCGAATTTACAATTGAAGAAACAATTTATATTATTGAAACAGCGACAGGTGAAAAAGAATTTACGATGATGCAAAAATGGCCTGTTCGTCGGAGCCGTCCAATTGCAGAAAAGTTGAATCCTAATGTTCCCTTATTGACTGGTCAGCGAGTGATCGATACCTTTTTCCCAGTGACAAAGGGCGGTGCAGCTGCAGTTCCTGGTCCTTTTGGAGCAGGTAAAACAGTGGTTCAGCACCAAATTGCGAAATGGGCCGATGTTGATTTAGTTGTATATGTTGGCTGTGGAGAACGCGGGAATGAAATGACAGATGTTCTAAATGAGTTTCCTGAATTGATCGATCCAAATACGGGACAGTCAGTCATGGAACGGACTGTTTTGATCGCAAATACGTCTAATATGCCCGTAGCAGCTCGAGAAGCATCGATCTATACAGGAATCACTATTGCAGAGTATTTCCGTGATATGGGCTATTCTGTGGCAATTATGGCAGACTCTACTTCTCGTTGGGCAGAGGCACTGCGTGAAATGAGCGGACGTTTAGAAGAAATGCCGGGAGATGAAGGCTATCCCGCCTACCTTGGAAGTCGTTTGGCAGATTATTATGAGCGAGCGGGTCAGGTAGTGACTTTAGGGAAAGAGCATCGTGAAGGCAGTATTACAGCGATAAGCGCGGTATCTCCTTCTGGCGGAGACATTTCTGAGCCAGTAACACAAAACACTTTACGTGTGGTAAAAGTTTTCTGGGGACTGGACGCTACCTTGGCTCAAAAGCGTCATTTTCCTTCGATCAACTGGCTTCAAAGTTACTCTTTGTATGCATCCGAAGTTGGAAAAGAGTTGGATCAGCAGTTGCAGGTCAATTGGTCTGACATGGTGACAGAAGGCATGCGCATCTTACAAGAAGAATCTCAACTTGAAGAGATCGTTCGTCTAGTCGGGATCGATTCTTTATCAGATAAAGACCGTTTGACTTTAGAGGTGGCGAAATCGCTTAGAGAAGATTATTTGCAGCAAAATGCCTTTGATGATGTTGATACATTCACGTCACGAGAAAAGCAATACAAAATGCTTCAATTGATTTTGACGTTCTATAAAGAGGGTCAAACGGCTTTAGAATTAGGTGCCTACTTAAGTGAAATCATGTCTGGGACTGTTGACATAAGAGATCAGATTGCTAGAAGTAAATATGTGCCGGAAGATCAAATCGAACGTTTGGATACACTGGTTGATACGATCAAGCAGACGATCAAACAAATCATCGCAGATGGAGGGATGACAAATGATTAA
- a CDS encoding V-type ATP synthase subunit F gives MAYKIGVIGDRDSVMPFKLFGFDVVYAQSAKQIRDTIESMAKKSYGVIFITEDASERAVETIERYKSEVTPAIILIPSHNGTKGIGLKEIQNNVERAVGQNIL, from the coding sequence ATGGCTTATAAAATCGGTGTGATCGGCGATAGAGATTCTGTAATGCCGTTTAAGCTTTTTGGATTTGACGTCGTGTATGCACAATCAGCAAAGCAAATAAGAGACACGATCGAATCGATGGCTAAAAAAAGTTATGGGGTCATTTTCATCACAGAAGATGCCTCTGAACGAGCAGTAGAAACGATTGAACGTTATAAAAGTGAAGTAACTCCGGCGATTATTTTAATTCCTAGTCACAATGGGACCAAAGGAATCGGATTAAAGGAAATTCAAAATAATGTAGAACGAGCAGTGGGACAGAACATTTTATAG
- a CDS encoding V-type ATPase subunit — translation MKETAYNQINPLIRLKETELLNHAQYEQLLNAKTTEELRDILKSTIYSTYMTEGFADDFEYIYSKEKGRLFEWLYELAPEPEVIDIYTSRATFHNLKVLTKAELTGEDLDYLFTADGRYSIETIKSAIRTRVSTEIADELMQAILEVLDYFQESSIFQAIDIIYDRSFLTYQKRLAEKLGYKDIIDEVTAFIDLTNISTMARGIIQGQHENFLLTVLSSSGSIPKSDFLAYSEQSLAAFTEFVLNTSFGGILTPIVSAETKELDLIAFEKVKDDYLTRLYDKSKIMAFGPLPLLAFLNAKEVEWKNLRLILVSKRSNFSADVVRERMRAVDGL, via the coding sequence ATGAAAGAGACCGCATATAATCAGATCAATCCGCTGATCCGTCTAAAAGAGACTGAATTGCTGAATCATGCACAGTACGAACAATTATTGAATGCTAAAACGACAGAAGAGCTTCGAGATATCCTGAAAAGTACAATTTACAGCACGTATATGACAGAAGGATTTGCTGATGACTTTGAATATATTTATTCGAAAGAAAAAGGCCGCTTATTTGAATGGCTATACGAGCTGGCTCCTGAACCAGAAGTCATTGATATTTATACGTCTCGTGCAACATTCCATAATTTGAAAGTATTGACAAAAGCTGAGTTGACCGGAGAAGATCTCGATTACTTATTTACTGCTGACGGACGTTACTCGATTGAGACGATCAAAAGTGCGATACGTACGCGTGTGTCGACAGAAATAGCTGATGAATTGATGCAGGCGATTTTAGAAGTGTTGGACTATTTTCAGGAATCCTCTATTTTTCAGGCGATCGACATTATTTATGATCGGAGCTTTCTGACCTATCAAAAACGGTTGGCTGAAAAGCTGGGATATAAGGATATTATTGATGAAGTTACGGCTTTTATCGATCTAACAAATATATCCACGATGGCGCGTGGCATTATTCAAGGGCAGCATGAAAATTTTCTATTGACTGTTTTGTCTAGTTCTGGGAGTATTCCCAAGTCTGATTTTTTAGCGTATAGTGAGCAATCATTAGCAGCTTTTACAGAATTTGTACTCAATACATCCTTTGGGGGAATCCTTACACCGATCGTTTCAGCTGAAACAAAAGAGCTTGATTTGATCGCTTTTGAGAAGGTGAAAGATGATTATTTGACTCGTTTATACGATAAATCAAAAATCATGGCCTTTGGTCCGTTGCCATTGTTAGCTTTTTTAAACGCAAAAGAGGTTGAATGGAAAAATTTACGACTGATTTTAGTTAGTAAGCGTAGTAATTTTTCTGCAGATGTAGTGAGAGAAAGGATGCGTGCAGTAGATGGCTTATAA
- a CDS encoding V-type ATP synthase subunit K, whose amino-acid sequence MIDYLINNNGGILFAVLGMATATILAGIGSAKGVGFTGEAAAALTTEQPEKFGQALILQLLPGTQGLYGFVIAFLIFINLDNSMSMVQGMDYFVASLPIAFAGLFSGIAQGRVAAAGIQILAKKPEHATKGIIYAAMVETYAILGFVISFLLVLNVK is encoded by the coding sequence ATGATAGATTACTTGATCAATAATAATGGCGGAATTCTTTTTGCCGTACTAGGAATGGCAACAGCAACGATTTTAGCAGGGATCGGTTCGGCAAAAGGTGTTGGCTTTACTGGAGAGGCGGCGGCAGCATTGACGACTGAGCAGCCGGAAAAATTCGGGCAAGCTCTGATTCTTCAATTATTACCAGGTACACAAGGATTGTATGGCTTCGTTATTGCCTTTTTGATCTTTATCAATTTAGATAATAGTATGTCGATGGTTCAGGGAATGGATTACTTTGTTGCGTCATTGCCGATCGCATTTGCTGGCCTATTTTCAGGGATCGCTCAAGGACGCGTTGCAGCTGCCGGGATTCAAATTTTGGCGAAAAAACCTGAGCATGCAACGAAAGGGATCATTTATGCTGCCATGGTCGAAACATATGCCATTCTTGGATTTGTAATCTCGTTCTTACTTGTATTAAATGTGAAGTAA